The genomic segment CAAAAAGATCTACGACAAAAGATAACTTTTGTATCCAATAATACAAATTATCAATTCATCACAACTGTATACTTTTTATTTTTCAAACTGTATACTTACAATTCAATCCAAATCTATTAGAATGAATTTATGTTCGAAACAATTTATATAATAGATGCTTTTACAAATAAATTATTTTCAGGGAATCCAGCTGCAGTGCTCGTCCTAACCCACTGGCCAAAAGAGGAATGGATGCAAAAAATTGCTATGGAAAATAATCTTTCAGAAACAGCTTTTGTTGTCAAAGAAGGAAATAGATATAGAATTCGCTGGTTCACTCCGACTGTGGAAGTGGATCTCTGTGGTCATGCCACTCTTGCATCTGCATTTGTTCTAAAAAACTATTACGGCGAATCTAGAACAACATTCGAATTCATCTCAAAGTCTGGAGTTTTACCAATATCGATAGAAGGAAATACGATTTACTTAAACTTTCCCACCTATCCGGAATTCAGCCAAAACAAAGGTGTCCCTCCAAACATGATGATTCCCATCTTAGGTAGAGAACCAAAGGAAATCTGGAAAGGAAAGGATACAATCTTTTTATATTCATCTCTATCTGACTTGGAGACATTAACTCCTGATTTTCAGAAACTAAGTGAGATACCAACAAATCGAGGTTATATTGCTTTATGGATCAATCACTTTGGGAATGGAAACGCGGATTATGAATTTCGATTTTTTGGACCAGGGATGGGAATTCCAGAAGATCCAGCCACAGGATCTGCTCATTGTAGTCTGGCTCCATTTGTTTCCGAAAGATTAAAAAAACAAAATTTCAAAAGCATTCAAAAATCCCAAAGAGGTGCTGAATTTTATATCGAATGCCAAGGAGACCGAGTTTCGATAGGAGGGAGTTCTGTATTGTATCTACGCGGAGAAGTGGCAAAGGCACCCAGTTAAATCGAGTCTTCTCCTTGTGTCATATGTTTTTAACTTTTAGAATATTTTAAAAATGATAAAAAAGATTCTAAATTTTTCTGTTATTTTGTAGTTCTTGTGAAAACTCCATCCCAACCTTCTGCAGGAGGATTTTTGAACAATGCTTGGCATCTTTTGATAAGAAGATGACTTGCGACATCTTTATATCCGTAAATTTTTGATACATTTTCAAAACAACTAATAGCCTTTTCCCATTCTCTATTAGAATAAAATCGAAATCCTTCTTCATATTTTTGTTCTGCTTCTAAAACTTCTGGTCTGAGTTCTGAAACATAAGAAACCAAACTATAAATTTTGACAGGAGCTTCTTTTCCTTTCACACGAATCCAATCTAAAAATCGAAAATGAAATTCATCTTTACAAACTGATTCAATACTTTCAGAGACAAGGATGGAGGTTCCATAATCTTTTGCAGCAGCTTCCAAACGTGCTGCCAAATTGACTGTATCCCCCATCATCGTATAAGATGCCAAACTATCTGTTCCCATAAATCCAACCTTAGCTGGTCCACAGTTTAGTCCGATACGAAAAATCATTTCTCGAGCCGTTTTAGTATAATCCATTTTTTCATTCCAGACCGATCGTAATACTTCAAGTTCGTTTACCATCTCGAGAGCCGTTTTACAAGCAAGCCTTGGATGTTCTTTGTTTTGAATGGGAGCTCCAAAAATTCCGACAATAGCATCTCCAATGTATTTATCCAAAGTTCCAGAGTTTACTTTTAAAATTTTAGTCATGGCAGAAAGGTATTCATTCAGCAACCTTGCTAAATCGCTGGCACTGAGTTCTTCACTGATACTAGAAAATCCAGCAACATCAGAAAAAAAGGCAGTGATTTCCCATTCCCCTCCCTTTTTCAGAGATTCCATATTTTCGAGAGCTTCACTCACAACACCCGGATCCACTAAATTTCGTAAAACATTGTTAAACTTTCTTTTTTCTTTTCCTTCTGTATAGGTTAGATAAGCAAATCCCATCAAATAGGAAAGAGGAAAGGCAATGATAAAAGGAGAACTAGCCAAAACTAAATCCATTCGATATAAAAAATAGAATAAACCAACAAACATAGATATGGCGAGGATTGGATAAATGTTTCTTAAAAAATGCCATTGGTTGACAAAAAGAATCAAAACACCTATCAATAGTATAAACAAAGTAAAACCAATTCCCCAAATTTCAGGGAGTTCTTTCAACATATGCCCTTCGATTAAGTTCGAAGCAAATACCGCCTGTCCAATCACACCAGGAAAAAGTCCGTAGGGAGTGACCACATCATCATGAGTAGAAGCTGCAGAGGTTCCAATCAAAACGATTTTGTCTTCAAAAAGTGTTGGGGGAACTAAAAGTTTTTCTGGGTCGTCCACTTCGCTAGAATTCAATTGATTTAAAGATTCTATAATTCCAGCAGCAGAGTAACGAGGGATGTTTCTAATTTCTTCTTCGGTATAAAAATAGGCACGAACAAGGCCATCTTTTCCTAAGGGAACTTCCCTTTTGATTCCATCTTTCTGGATTGTAAAAACTCCATTTTCCCATTCTGTTTCGTATGGTTTCCCAGAAACAAATGCCTGCAAGGCGAGCGTTGGGAAATGGTTATTTTTCCAACGAATGAAAGGAGTAAACCTTCGAAGGATTCCATCACTATCAGGAATCACATTCACCACATGTAACATTGGGGCGGTAATTCCAACTTCACCAATTGGAAACGATGCATTTTCATAACTCGGAAATGGAGAATTTTCCGGTAAGGGAACATTGAATCTTTCAGAGAGAATCTCGTCTCCCTTTCTCGGAATCACAATCCCTCCATCTCGAAAATTAGCGGCATGGGAAATCTCGCCTAAACTTAAGTTTGCGGCAACCAATGCTTCATCATAGTCTGATCTTTCCGTAAACATAATGTCAATGATGGTGATTTTCGGCGGAGTGATGAGTTTGGTATAACCAATGATTGTTGGATATATATTTCTTTTCCAAGGCCACTGCCCCAGTTCAGGATGATCGGCATACTTTGCAATACTTTGTTCATCAATATCAATGATAACAATGTCTTTTGTAAACTTATGATGAGATGGAAGTAAATGAAATAAAGAATCCGATAATTTTCGATTTAAAGTATTAGAAAAACCGAATAAAGAAATAAGCCCAAGAATGGTTCCCGGAACTAGAACCATTAGAAAAAAGGGGAATAGATATTTTTTTTGTTTCATGGTTTAAGTTTAGATTTGAATTCGCTCCAACGGTCTTTAACAAAAGGCGTATTTTCTGCGGATGATGTTGATTCGAAATACACTAATTTGGCGATGCGAATGGTTGTATCAGGATGTGTTTTTTTTAAAGATTCAGTGCCTTCTGATTTTGAAATTGTGTTTAAAAAACTGGAAAGTCCAATGGGCGAATATCCCACTTGGCTCGTTAGACCAACAGCGGCTTCATCCGCTTCCAATTCCAATTTCATATCTCTTCCTGTTTCAAAAAGTTGTTTTTCCATTTCATCTAGTAGAGTGGAAGTAGCCGCATTCACTACTTCTCCACCTGGCGGCGACAATAGCCCGGACAGAATGTCCAAAAATAAATTTGATTGTTTGAACTCTCCATTATGAAACAAAACAATATGCCCCATTTCATGACCAATCACTCCTGCAAGTTCTGACTCCGTTTGGATTTTTTTTAATGTTCCCGTTGTTAAAAATACAAAACCACCGGGGCAAGCGAAGGCGTTAACCTCTGGAGATTCAATCACACCAACACGAAAACTTAAATCTTTTCGGGAAGATACAGAAGCCAAACGAGAAGTTATAGTGTTTAAATAACCGGTCAGTTCAGCGTCTTTCACTAATGGGTATTTTTTTAACAAACGAGCCGCGAGCGATCGGCCTACTTTTACTTCTGCTTTGGTTTCTCGAAGAACCTCTAAATTTTCATTCGAATACGCGACTTCCTTAATATTTAAACTTTCATCTTTGGAAGAAGTTTTCACCGTTTGAGTTTCTGCACTTACAAAAGAAACAGACTCCATCCAACGTAAAGATTCAAAATCGTAAAGATCTCCCTCTCCTCGAACTCTCATCTTTTGCGTTTCCGAAAGGCCTCGAGCCGCTGCCGTTTTTGTAAAGTCAGAGGCTCTTTGTCTTGCGACCACTGCCTCAGAAGAATTGGAAGTTACACCTAATTTGATTTGGTTTCCCGGCGGAAGAGGTGAAACAAACAGTTTGGACACCCAACCCGATCGATTCTCAGCTCTTACCTGAACAAAAAGTCCTTGTTCACTGACAGGTGATAGAACGTCTCCCAGTTGCAATGGATACCCATCGGCACTGAGTTTTGGTTGGGAAAGTAGTTTCGCCTTTGTGCTTTGTACGTATACATTGCCCTTGGCTATCAGTGTTTGTGCTAATAAAAGAAACAAAAAGGTGTGAGATAGTGCTCTCATGCAATAAATTATGTTTTCCACTCACAACTTGAATACTCTTTTTTTATATAAAGACTTTAGAATTGACATTTCCTTTCGCATTCTTGAAATGAACGCGTGATGCATCACCTTCTTCTAATATTTGTTTTATGTTTCTTTACCTTTACCAGCTGTAAAAAAGAAAAAGATGAAAGTAATTCACTCTCTGCATTGGTGACTCGTTTTCTTGTCAGAAATCTATTCAATTCTAATATCAATTCGGAACTCCCTTCCAATCTAAGTGTTGCGGTTCCTCGTTCCATTCGCAAACCTTCTTCGGGTCTTGGATCCTCCTTCGGTAAATCCTTTCAAAAAGAATCCAAAACCAAAAAAAGCCATTCGGTTTCCAAAGGAATTGCCCAGGACACATTTGATTATGGGTTCACAGGACAAGCTTTCCTAACAGAAGGAACTTCCATTGTTTCTGAAATTCTTCGAGATTCTAAAAGAGATTTAGTTCTCATCAGCGGTGCTTATGGAATTGCTAAAGCAAGTCCAGGTGTTTGTATTCCCGGTGGAAACTCGACAGTTCGAATCACACAATCTATGGAGGACGAGTTTCTTCAAGGAATAGAACGACTAGGACTCAGTGCAAATGAAGCGAGAGGAGAACTTGTTAGCTTACAAAATGAAGGAATCTTGCCCACTATTGGACAATCTGTACCAACCCCAGCCATGGTGTACAAAACACTTTCTAATAACGAATATGACGCAGAAATTTCCTATTCGTTTGCAGAATCCATAGGAACTCCTCAACCCTGCCCCGCTAATAACAAATTTCAAAAAAGTTTAAAATTTAAAACGGATAAATCAAAAATTTTCAGCTCCATCACTCGTTCCTTAAAGGTGTTTGGGATCTCTCTTAGTGTAGAAGCATCTATCACTTACATCACCCAAGCAGGTAAAAAAGACAAAGCCATTCTCAATATCAAACAAGTCACAACGGCTTCTGGCAGCACAGACAAATCCACAACAAGGTTTACCTTTGAAGAATGTGATAATGATACAAATGCCAACACAAACAATTGTGTAACTCTAAGTTATAGTAATGTTTACGATAGTTCTGGCGATAAGGTGACAACCTCAGTCAAAGGAAAAACCAATGATTTTGGTGGATATGTAACCACAGAATACATAGACAACAACATAGGATACGAATATTACTTAGAAGAAACCTATGATGAAAATGGAGACACTGGATATTTTGCAGTAGATTATTATGATTTGAATGATAACTCGAATGATGAATACGAGGAACTCGGTTACTTTGATTATGATATCTATGGCGAGTTTTATGAAACAGGAGCCAATGCCTACAAATTCGAATGGGATGTATTCGTAGATTTTACGACTTCGCCTTTACCTTCTGGTGGTGGTGGGATTGGAGTTGCCATCGGATTTACTGAATACGATGCTTATGTGATTATGCCAGCTGGAGTGGATCCAAATGATTTTCCTGACGAATATATCGGATGGGGGGAGTTTTTTAATAATGTCAATAGTGGTGGCCCTGTATATTACGTAGATTTTTACGGAGATGCAGACCAAGTAGCCACATCTGTTATTTGGCGTTATACAATCAATGCTAGCGGCAATGAAGTCTACATACTAATACCATCTGGAACCAATACCATTTACCAACTTTAATCATAATAAAAATACCAAATGAAAACATACAAAATACTACTTACCTCATTACTCCTGACTCCAAGTTTCCTTTTTTCTTCGGAACCTTTTCATAACATCCAAGGATTTTATGGAGAAAGAGCCGCAGGTCTCGGTGGTGCCTTTACCGCCATCGCCGATGACCCGTCAGGTGCTTATTACAATCCGGCAGGTCTTGGTTTTACTTATAATGATGGAATTTCTATTTCTGCGAGCAATTTCAAAGATATTAAGCGAAGTTATATCAATATTGATACACCAGGCCAAGTGTATAACCAAACCCACCAAGGTTTTGACCCAAACTTCATTGGATTGTTAAAGAATTTTGATCGTTGGAAATTTGCGTTTTCCATTGTCAATACTTACAATTATTCTTACAATCGAGTGGACCAAGTCAACTACCCACTGGTTTCTCCTTCGATCAATTCCACAAGAAACTATACAAAAGAAAGATACAACCAACTGCTAGTCGGTCCGAGTGCTGCATATCTTCTTTCCGATAAACTTTCCGTAGGTGCAACACTTTACTATATAAATGATACAAAAGAAGTATCAAGGACTCAGTTCCAACAATTTTCAGATCTTAGTTATGTAATGCGTTCCTATGTGGACAACCGTAGAACATCTGGGATTATGCCAGTGATCGGAATCCAATACCAACCCATCCAAAAAGTATCTCTTGGAATGAGTTACCGTCGAACCTTCGTTACTGGAGGGAGCAGGTTGTACAATGAAGTATATGCTGATTCTACTAGAAGGCCAGGATCCTCAGCCATTGATTTTATTGAAGGAACAGGCGATGGGGCTTCCTCCATCGAAGCGGGAGTCCTCACACAAAAACCAAAACTCACAACCTCAATCCCACAAACCTCAGAATTACGATTGGGAATCGCTTTTTTTCCTACCTCACGTTTTCTCGCATCTTTTGACATGATCCATACGACTGGATACAAATCCAGAAAGAACCAGGATGAAATTAGCACCTTTGGTAGAAGGGTAACTTATACCATCAACGATACAGAAATCCGTGAACTGACAAGAGTATCAACTACCAACTTTGCGGCGGGTATGGAATATTATTTAGCAGACACATTCTCCGTGTTAGCTGGTATTTACACAAATGAACCGAATACAAAACCAATTTCCTGGACAGAGTCTGCTGTTGATTTGTACTTACAAAATGCACATGGAAATCAAGTGCAGGTAAATTCTGGTGACAACAGTTTGATTTACAAAGCTGCCAGATCGGGAACCAATCCCAGAAACGAATACTCGCGAAACAAAGGACTTAGTTTAGGATTTTCCTGGGTGACTTCCAAATCTTCTGTTTCTGTTACGTATATCCGTGAACTCGGATATGGAAATTCTAGGATCGATCCAAACTCTCTTTCTCAATCCTTTGAATACAGTGCCCATTCCGTTTACATCATGGTGAGTTCCAGAAACTAACCATGATAGTAGTATTTTACTTTGAACTTTGATTCGAAGTAAAATGCTCTTTAGCATCTTCGTAACCATGCCGAAGAAGGATTTCCGCTTGTTCCTTTTTAAAATTAAGAATGCTCACGAGACCTAACATTCGTTTGGGAGCAATGACAG from the Leptospira congkakensis genome contains:
- a CDS encoding adenylate/guanylate cyclase domain-containing protein, with product MKQKKYLFPFFLMVLVPGTILGLISLFGFSNTLNRKLSDSLFHLLPSHHKFTKDIVIIDIDEQSIAKYADHPELGQWPWKRNIYPTIIGYTKLITPPKITIIDIMFTERSDYDEALVAANLSLGEISHAANFRDGGIVIPRKGDEILSERFNVPLPENSPFPSYENASFPIGEVGITAPMLHVVNVIPDSDGILRRFTPFIRWKNNHFPTLALQAFVSGKPYETEWENGVFTIQKDGIKREVPLGKDGLVRAYFYTEEEIRNIPRYSAAGIIESLNQLNSSEVDDPEKLLVPPTLFEDKIVLIGTSAASTHDDVVTPYGLFPGVIGQAVFASNLIEGHMLKELPEIWGIGFTLFILLIGVLILFVNQWHFLRNIYPILAISMFVGLFYFLYRMDLVLASSPFIIAFPLSYLMGFAYLTYTEGKEKRKFNNVLRNLVDPGVVSEALENMESLKKGGEWEITAFFSDVAGFSSISEELSASDLARLLNEYLSAMTKILKVNSGTLDKYIGDAIVGIFGAPIQNKEHPRLACKTALEMVNELEVLRSVWNEKMDYTKTAREMIFRIGLNCGPAKVGFMGTDSLASYTMMGDTVNLAARLEAAAKDYGTSILVSESIESVCKDEFHFRFLDWIRVKGKEAPVKIYSLVSYVSELRPEVLEAEQKYEEGFRFYSNREWEKAISCFENVSKIYGYKDVASHLLIKRCQALFKNPPAEGWDGVFTRTTK
- a CDS encoding OmpP1/FadL family transporter; this translates as MKTYKILLTSLLLTPSFLFSSEPFHNIQGFYGERAAGLGGAFTAIADDPSGAYYNPAGLGFTYNDGISISASNFKDIKRSYINIDTPGQVYNQTHQGFDPNFIGLLKNFDRWKFAFSIVNTYNYSYNRVDQVNYPLVSPSINSTRNYTKERYNQLLVGPSAAYLLSDKLSVGATLYYINDTKEVSRTQFQQFSDLSYVMRSYVDNRRTSGIMPVIGIQYQPIQKVSLGMSYRRTFVTGGSRLYNEVYADSTRRPGSSAIDFIEGTGDGASSIEAGVLTQKPKLTTSIPQTSELRLGIAFFPTSRFLASFDMIHTTGYKSRKNQDEISTFGRRVTYTINDTEIRELTRVSTTNFAAGMEYYLADTFSVLAGIYTNEPNTKPISWTESAVDLYLQNAHGNQVQVNSGDNSLIYKAARSGTNPRNEYSRNKGLSLGFSWVTSKSSVSVTYIRELGYGNSRIDPNSLSQSFEYSAHSVYIMVSSRN
- a CDS encoding PhzF family phenazine biosynthesis protein; this encodes MFETIYIIDAFTNKLFSGNPAAVLVLTHWPKEEWMQKIAMENNLSETAFVVKEGNRYRIRWFTPTVEVDLCGHATLASAFVLKNYYGESRTTFEFISKSGVLPISIEGNTIYLNFPTYPEFSQNKGVPPNMMIPILGREPKEIWKGKDTIFLYSSLSDLETLTPDFQKLSEIPTNRGYIALWINHFGNGNADYEFRFFGPGMGIPEDPATGSAHCSLAPFVSERLKKQNFKSIQKSQRGAEFYIECQGDRVSIGGSSVLYLRGEVAKAPS
- a CDS encoding M48 family metalloprotease; this translates as MRALSHTFLFLLLAQTLIAKGNVYVQSTKAKLLSQPKLSADGYPLQLGDVLSPVSEQGLFVQVRAENRSGWVSKLFVSPLPPGNQIKLGVTSNSSEAVVARQRASDFTKTAAARGLSETQKMRVRGEGDLYDFESLRWMESVSFVSAETQTVKTSSKDESLNIKEVAYSNENLEVLRETKAEVKVGRSLAARLLKKYPLVKDAELTGYLNTITSRLASVSSRKDLSFRVGVIESPEVNAFACPGGFVFLTTGTLKKIQTESELAGVIGHEMGHIVLFHNGEFKQSNLFLDILSGLLSPPGGEVVNAATSTLLDEMEKQLFETGRDMKLELEADEAAVGLTSQVGYSPIGLSSFLNTISKSEGTESLKKTHPDTTIRIAKLVYFESTSSAENTPFVKDRWSEFKSKLKP